ACCCCGCTCACGTCGTTCCCACTGAACTCCATCTCGTGAGGCAACTTCAGCACGGTCTTCACCCCGATGTAGCTAAACATACGTCAGAACTTCAACTTAGCAGCGTACATCATGCGCAAAGTATACACGCTCGTCTCGGGCTGGACGGCCGCGACATACTTGGCCCTGGTTTGCACCACGGCGATGGTCTGGGGATGACAGCGGGGATCGATGTAGAAGGTCCTTCTCTTGTTTTGCCTGAACACAAGGCGGTAGGAACAAGGGTCAGTCGTACGCTTGGACTCGTTCGTCACATGAGGTCTTGGACGCTGCGTTCGAACCTGTGGCAGAGCTGCATCGCCTCGGCGGCCGCCGTTCCTTCGTCTAGCAGCGAAGCGTTAGCCACAGCCATGCCCGTGATGTCACACACCATGGTCTGGTAGTTTAACAGGCTCTCTAGACGACCCTGTGAGACCTCAGGCTGGTAGGGAGTGTACTGGGTCACCCTGGTAAAAGAAGAGATTTAGGCAGGAAGGAGCATCCCAAATTGCTTGTTTAAACTACAAATAATTTTAGACCCTAAGTAAAATGGTAGAAATGAATTTCAAAAAGTTTGTGGCATTACAAAGATAGATAATTTATTCATCTTTAAATAAATACAGCTGAACCTTTGCATTCAAGGAGAGTACATGCGTAAGACCACAAATcaaataattaaattattaaGTGTCACCAGAAACGTTTAAATGGCAGAAAAAATAATTGTCAGCTACAGACAAGAGTGATGAGAAACTGCTGCTCAACATTTTCTCAAAAGCTTATTTTTAAACATAGTATTTCTACATAATCGCACAATATACAATCATCTATTAAACATCTATATTTTAAGGCATGTATGttcaatgtctgtgttctgctGTCACATATTAAGGACAGAAATAAAACATGCAAGACGACCTTCTGGAAAAAAACCACACACCATCCAGAATTTTCCAGAAGATTTCTCTGTATGACAGGGGGCACAGAACAGTTATAATAGCCCATTCCAATGTAGGATCTCCACAGCTTATTCTTGGAAGCAATCTTTTGGAGTGACTCAAGAATTTCATTTTCACCTGTAAAGAGTAAATTAGAACtattgtgacacacacacacagacatacaagaAACAGATAGACAGATATAGACCAACATCTAATTTTATTGGCTGCAACACTCAAGCTTCATATGATGATATCACCACCCACATCCACTTGAATCATCTTGTTTCATCATAGACAAAGAAATTCACACAGTACACAGAGCAAACAGTCTACTAAAAGTGAAAGCAGCTATCCACTGAATTATTTAGCAGGTAACACAAATTAACACAATAATTCAAATCTGGTTGAGAAACTACATTTTTAATTCATGATGTTCATATTCTTGCACTCACCTTCAATATTCCATTTAACAAAACCGCTATTGAAATTAATTATTATACTTGGTGTGTATGTACATTTGGTATTGGATAACTAATAAAAAAAGCACTATTGACCATGTTTAATCCACTCAAAGCCCGCAGGTGCAAGCACATACTTTATCAAAATCACAAAAGCCAAGAATGTGTGATGGACATATGGACTATTTCCTGATGGCCAACTAGTGTAATTCCAGTTGGTTGGAGGCACTGGAACCAGTTGCGTACCGAGACACATTAAATTCCCCACTTGTTGTGCCACAGCTCAGTAACAGAAAGTCAGcagtgatgggacaatgtaggaAGACACACTGAGGTGGTCACAtccaaaaaaaaatccagttgaTTTTAACTGAGCAGTGTTATGCAACACAACACCTTGGTATAGATATGGAGGACATTTTACCATTCAACACCTCCAAACAGTGAAGAATGGATAAACGCGACCTTTTTACATGACAGCTGATCTAAATATTGGAGCTTCCATTGTGAACTATTTTCAATGAGGCCAAAGGCTTTTGTCAAAATCTATTGTCAAAGCATGAGGCTCTTGCTGGATTTGCAAACCAAGTTCTATCCAGCTGAACCTGCAAAATCCAGTATGGCTCCCCATGGAGTTTTTCAGCATGGCTTAACTCATTACGAGGCAGACAGAGCAGTTATAACTGACATCACAACGCTTTATGTCACGTTCAAGACCTTCCCCATATCATCAAGTGTTCGTATACAACTGAAAAATTGCCTCTAATTTAATATTTTCCTGACATAATATTTCTGCAGGTCATATGGGTCTATAAAAGAGTTGCATCACAAGTTGCACTTTTCTTACGCGCATAGAATAAGTACATAAATATAATTACTGTTGGTTAAATGAATTCATTTAGCAGAGCGGCAGAAtgttctgaaaacaaaaaacaaaagcatACCTAATACATATAATCTTCAAAATGAATCAAACACCTCTAACTTGAAATAAATATTTCCTTGCAAAAGCAACGATTTCATCGTGCATTTATTTTAGTTATGGGACAGAATCGCGGCGTTAAACGATCGCTCGTTACACGGTACCGCGGATGAGTGATGCAAGGTTGACGCTAACCAGATCAAACTGGACTTTACACTGGGATCGTCCTACTGGCATCGGCCGGGGGCGCAAGGAGGTTGGCGCTGCTCGCCGGGTTCCGCAAAAACAACTCCTAATATGTTCAAAGGAAGACTTAACGGTGAAAAACGTTCCGGTAAAGTCTATTGGCACACAATAAGCGTGCAACCTACATTCCGCCCGAAATAGTCTCTTTTGTTCCGGCCGGGTTCGTTTTGAAAATCGTATGTTCATGTTTCGGACTAAATTAATTCGTAAAAACAATGATGAGGGGTAAAAACGTATTGACGAGAAAACAGCGAGAGGTCTCTTATGTATTCTAGGAATATCCGACCATATATGCTGTGGTTTAATCTCAAAGTGGTCCAAATGCTTAACGGCGAGTCGATCCGAATAAtcgatgaaatcacatcaacaaATAAcacgtgctctctctctgtgtgtggttgATAGTAGAAAGGAGTAAAACTTACAGACAGGGTCGTCCATTTTCAAACTCCTTTGCAGGCGAATAGATGATGGAATTGTGTTTTCTATAAGCTCTGAAATGGACTGAAATCAAAATGGATAGCACACACCATAATGTGTACACTCATATATTAgactttcattttattttcatatttagAGGACAACTGTCAGCGTTAAAAATTGATCGATTACAAAATGGTTAAAATATTTTATGACAAGGAAAAATCTTTAGGTAACCTTCATTATGAGAGGTATTGAGAACTTATTTATCTTACCCCAACCCCAAGCGTATTAAGcatttctctcttctctttgtcGCCGGGTCCAATATGCCTCTCAGAAAAGTCATCATGCCTTGGTAGTATTCTCTCAATCTTTCTCGTCCCCCAAACCGCAGATGTCCTAACTCCACGAATATTGGCGGACAATTTGAGACTTTTTGGTTGGTTATACAGTTTCACAAAAATGTTACTCTTTCCATGAAGGTTTTTGTAATGCACTCGAGCATTAACCGTCCTGGTGATGAACCCCCAGGATTTCGCGCAGTTTTGCATTTTTCCGGTAAAAAAATATTcacgaaataaaaaaaaacttgagtAGTTCAGCCACACTTTACTCCGTGTGACCTACTGAATACCGATGCTGCAAAAAACCTGCTCCAAAATTCAGTTTACACGCCTCCTGATTACACGGAGACCAGCCAATCCACACCAGAAGCCCCGTGACGCCACCACAAGACCCGGGCAAAGATTTCGTCCCTAACTTTGAAACATACGAAATTATCTTTGCTCATACAAAATTATAGGGGTTAGGCTACTTTGATCCCACGAAGGTACACACCTCCGTATGGCCTGATTCTGGATTGTGGACTTATTTGGTAATCCATACGGAAGCACTGAGTTACATGTTGGTACAAACTAAATCTACAGGTTAAACCACAAACATTCCAGAGTCTACAGGTGTTGAAATGCTTTCGGTTCATCTAATCCACGTTCATCACTGTCAAATTGAGACGTTTTGTAAACGAACATTGTGATATAAAACACCTCATGGACCTCTTAAGACACTCGTTCACTCGATCACGTTTAACATAATTCGTTGCCTGAAATCGCTTCGATGATTCGCACCAGTAACATTTTGTCTTACATTTGGTTCACAGACTGAATGTCCCGAGactgctttatttatttgaagatAAATGCTGATGTCTGCTATGTGCTCAAACCGACTAATAACATTGGACAAAAAGTTTTTGTACCACACATTATAAAGTCGACCTTACAGAACTATTTTATGCTGAATCCAAATCTATTTCAAATCTATATCAGGCATGGCGAAAGATCAATTAAATGTTACAATATGTATATAAATAAGGCTAGTATTACATCAAAGAAATGCATATTCTACAATGAACATGTGGTTTTGTATGACAATATTTATTTATGGCAATATTTGCCAAGGCACTCAGAAACCCCTGGACACTGCACTGTCTGCACCTGGTATTAATCCAGAATAAAGAAGTAGACCATAATGACAATTCATTGTTATTTTAGCACAAATACATGCATATTTACAAGGTGGGAATTTATGAAATATTACTACGAAGTGAAATGCCCAATAAAAAGGGAGTACCTCTGTTAAGTAGCAATAAATATCCTTTTTCACAAATTCTCTTTGGAATATGACATCCTCATTATAGAGGTCAGATCCCGGATTAAAAAAGCCTTAGGCAATAACTCTAAAATGCTGACCATTATATTCaaagaaatgtaaatgtgtttttatgtcaGCCTTAAAGCATCATGCAGCACAACCACATGTAGTGCAAGGACTATGTACCCATGATAGTGTTGCCATGTTTTAGAAATCCATTTAGAGAACCAGTAGATGACCACCACATATGTCTACCTGTGCATGTCTGGAATTTTGATAGTGTGTTTTTAAGGTGAAACAAAAATGTTAGAGAGCAGGTATTTGCTCTTTGGGTGTTAATAATAAACTCAATACTTCATGCTTCATACAGAGAGCACAAGCTCTCCACCAGATAACACATACGTACACAGTTGTCACCCTCCTCTGGTTCTGCAGTATGGGTCTTCTGTGGTTCATTTTGGATGAAAATCTACACCTGGTCTATCAGATGCTCACTGTACCTTTTGCTTTGATGTTCTACAGCTTAGCTACACGAGGGTATCTCACCTTGATGAACAGGTAAGGACGATTTCAGATGCAACGTTTTATTACTAAATATTCCTCCGGCTATAATGCTGCATAGTAACTGAAGTTAAATGCTTTTAAGGCATATCTGTGTAACGCTGGGAGGACTCCTGCTGGCTGTTTTAACCATGGGCCCATACTGCTTATTGCTCTTCACCACGTCGGTCGTGTTTGTGCCGCTGGTGTCCTTTGTGGAACCGGCTCACGTGCACAGTTGGATCTTTGGACTGCAGATGTGCTGGCAAACGTTCTGGCACTTCTACATTCAGTACCAGCAATACTGGGTCCAAGAGCCTACAGATCCCAGGTATCACCTTGCAACATGATCATGAGATTCACAGACTGGTGTAGTTCAGGGGTCTTCATGAGTTGGGCCATGTGCGCCAGGGCAGGGGAACGTAAAACTATGCAGGACCGACCCTGGGATGCCGAGCCTGGTGCTGAAGCCCCTTGCCGTCACTCACAGGTTACACGTCTATAAATTCTGTTTCCTTCTCTTGCAGACTTTTTCTGGCCATGTCTGCGTTAATGCTCCTCAGCCAAAGAGTCACATCTGTGTCGATGGATCTCCAGGATGCAAACGTCACTGGGTCTTTCAAAAGAAGCTCCAGAGATGAAACCCCCTCCCTCGTTCCTCTCTTGAGCTACACGCTCTATTTCCCTGCTCTTCTTGGAGGTCCGCTGTGCCCTTTCAACACTTACATATCCTTCATGGAGCAGATAAGCATCACTCCACCACCTTCTCCTCTTTTCATATTGCCTTTGAAGCTATTGCGGGTGCTGGCCCTGATAGCTCTCAAATATCTCCTCACAAGCGTTCTACTGTCAAGCAGTTTGAGATCCAGCAGCACTGATGGTTCTCCCGGTCTACTGTGGATCTGGGTCTTCTCATTGGTGCTCAGGCTCAACTATTACGCACACTGGAAAATGAGCGAATGTCTTAACAACGCCATGGGCCTGGGTTTCAGCGGGCGTGGCCCGAGTGGAGAAGCGCTGTGGGACGGCCTTTCTGATGGAGACGCATGGGAGATCGAGTCATCCGCCCACATATCTGCGTTCGCCCGCCGCTGGAATGCCACGACAGCTGCCTGGCTGCGCAGACTGGTGTTCCAGAGGTGCAGACGGACTCGACTGCTGGCTACGTTCGCCTTCTCGGCCCTGTGGCACGGACTGCACCCAGGCCAGGTCATGGGGTTTCTCGGGTGGGCCGTAGCCGTGTTGGCAGACCACAGGCTGCATGCACGTTTTGGCCTGAGGTCTAGAACTCCTGGGAGGGAGGCCTTATTCACATGCTTAAGCTGGGCCTACACTCAGATCGTCATTGCTTGGGTCGTTGTGGTTACTGAACTTCGGAGTTTTGAGGCAGCTTCAGCGCTGGCTGCAACGCACGTGGCTTTGTTTCCACTTGCAAGTGTCGTGATATTGTTTATTCTGTAATAAGTACATTAAGTTTGTGATATTCATCATTGATGAATAGCATTATTGATTCTTTGTATGTTTTTGCTTTCATATCAGATTGCCACACGGAGAAGCgcaattcatcactccagagaacacacttCCACTGCCACATGAAGTTTGCATGTCTGTAGTGACTGACTCTGTAGAAAGTTGGCGATCTCTTTGCACTATGCACTTCAGAATCCGCTGGCCccactccgtcagtttacgtggctggtatcctatcacagttccatgctggaattcactgagctcctgagagcgacccattctttcacaaatgtttgtaaaaacagtctgcatgcctaggtgcttaactGTATACAGCTGTGGCCATgtaagtgattggaacaccatATACCTTTCAGATTTGATTAGTAGTGAGACAGCTATTTACACTTCCATGATGCCACCTAGTGGATGCTCTGAGCTCTGAATAATCAAATATAGATatacacatataaacatttaagcaaaaaaaaaaaaaaaccaaaaaacaaaGAATCTGCAGTGTACTGTAGTAGTACATGACAAGATATAACAAATCTTTAATTCTGATGGGTTTGTTGAACACTTTTGTATCATCAAGATTATGACATCTTGTGATATCCATGGCAAGGCATTTTAATGGAAATTGCATTAATGACATATTTGTTTGCattgccagttgttgctatggcagcaatgaaattaGGAACCTCAAAGAAAAATAACTGATGTACAGTCTTGAAACTTTAGATCCCCCTGAAATGAGTgtgataatttttcatatatAATCTGGTTCCTCtttctacttattcagaatacTTGCACATCTGAAGGAGGGCCTGTGGtcgaaacatcctgtttctctggaaacacgTTCAAAGCACGATGTATGTGACATGTACTAACACATTGAACCTAAACCCTTTCAACATGAAACTCTTATTCATTACAAAATCAGGTATCAGGAGTTCCTGTGGTAAAAAATGAGTAATTATAAGAATTTCAGACATGTATGTTAACATGATGTGATGTGCGAAAATTTTTGTTGCTTTTATCTACTTGCTCTTATATGTTTGTTCTGATTTTAACTACTATGTAGCACTTTGAGGTTTCATTGAAATGTAAAGTGcactataaataaaatggattattattattattattattataacataaTTAATCTAGTTATGATGCTGAGACACACAGTGGGGTAGTTCTTCTACAAAGAACCCACATCCCAGGTAGGGCTCAGTGGTATTTGTGACAACTCATTTTGAAGGGGGTCCAAATTTCTTGCAGTGCTGACAATGTATTGCCCATTTTTAATCCCATACTTATCTTGAAAATTAGGCCCATTTTCACTGTACAAGACATTGAAACCTGCACATTTACAGTTAAGATCGACAATTGTTGGACAATACAGTCTTCGTGAATTTGAATGGTTTACTACATTCATAATGCAAGCACTAGTGTTAGtaataaaaagaaaaaggtTGACATTTATCTGTGACTGGACTGTCACTGCTACAGTGGACATACTGTTCATTACATATTCAACTTTTCCTCTTATAAACCACTTAAAAATCATATACATCTTTGATAGTGACAATTCTGATAGAAAATTTGTGAATAGCAACACTGATGTTTGACTGGGAAAATCTCACACAGAATCTTCTAAATCACTTTGTGTCATCTTGTGTCCTGACTTTCAAGAGTTTTCAGCGAAGCAAAGCAGCAGCTTTGCTTTCCGCGAAGCAGCTGGTTCGTTGACAGTAATTAAGTGTAAATACACTTTTAATTGTCGATCTAAATTAATTGTTGCGGGATTTTTTTTAGATACGATGCAGCGCATAGGCCGGGCTAATATTGCATTGGAATTAACAAATCCAAAACGATCTCCAGGAGTAAAGAGGTCAGGACACCTCACACTGCATGATGGTCATGTTGCCAGGTCTGAGTCGGTCACGTCATGCTCACAATACTTGAAAACAATGCAATACAGTACACAACAATGCTAATGTGGCTAACGACGACAACGTACCCCATTAGCAAAATGAACCACTTCTTCATTATCTGCAATTTTTGTAGCTTTGGTGAAATTAAAGGCCCTGCTCAGAGCCCAGCCCTCAGTTCCAGTAGTGGAGAAAACACTTTGCCTTTTTAGTTTAAGTAGCACAAAGTTTGCAATTACTGTCATATCACAGCACTAAATTCCATCAACTAGTGTACTGACCTCCATTGACACATATTAAGACAGTGGATTTCACAAATCAGGCCAAAGGTGCGATTACTGTTATAAGTCACTGTTACGAGCAGAAAGTAGAAAAAAATATGTATGAGATTATTTAAGAGATTATTACGTTTTTTTCTATAAAGCGCAAATCAtgagatgaatcaaagtttcttTGTAGTCCTCAAATGAACCAGCTTATGTGCCATAGAGCAAGTCCCCCGCATGAAGGTGCTCATGTTTAAAGTGGATTTAGTACAGGATTTCTAATTCACTCAGACCACTAGgtgtctgtaaaaaaaaaaacgtttataATATGAAGCATCAAGCATAATTACCAAATTGGTCCGTCTGGGACACATTTGAAAAGAACCTCACAATAGTGCTGACAACTGGACAACTACATTTCGTAGGATGgcaaaaaaatataaattattagTTTGGATTGGTAAATATTAAGCATGGCAAATCCCCACTTAAAGCCGATTGGCTAATGGAGGCCATCGTTAGGAATCCTTCAGTAAGCTTAACCACAGGAGCAAATTGCAAAATGAGCTTATTTATAGCAGCGTTTACAGAAAGAGAACACTCACCCTATTACCAAAGATATGCCAGATTTGATAAGCTACAGCAAAAACCTATTGTGGTAAACACACCAAAAACTGAACTAGCGGTTCTGAAATTACAGCTGGGAATAATAAATAAGGAATATAAAGTTGTGCCCCTGGACTTTTCATGGACAGAGTCATATTACTGGAAAAGTTCAAAATGTTTTTTGATAATTATTGAGATTCAGACGTTTGtgtatattttgacaccaaTTTCAAGCAAATCGGAAAAGGCTAGGACAAGTttgcaaaagtaggttttgcatattatgcaaataagCAAAAATCCCCTATCATTGCATAAATGAACAGGCAGGGCCTAGAGGATTCACAAGAAGACGAggattaatataaaaaaaaaacaagattttTGAGAATATGACTTATGAGTCAGAAGTTACAGGCCAAAGAGTTAACACTAGACGTGCAGACTTCAggggtgaaaaaaaaattaaaaaaacatgcacacatcaGATGAAACCAGGGCTAATGCCATTTAAAAGTGCACCATCTTCATCACTACACAGTAATTAGCACGAATCCAGAGGTGCGTGTGCTACTTGTCAAAAAAACCCGCCAAACGCCACATTTACAAAATGACTGAGACATTCAGCACCAGTATAATATGATTTTAATTAAGACACCACCTGCATGACAATGGAAATGAAAACCTATAaacaattctctctctctctcttgaaaTTCTTCATTTGCTTCTCACCGCTTGGGAACAGTTCAAATATAACCAGCAGTGCATTCATATTCTCATttttataaaattataaaatctttatatatatttacatgaaAACACTTAGAAAAAGAATGCAGTGCTTGCGCATTCTTACATTCACAGTTTTCTCCCCCCCCATTCTTGACAGGGGTTGGAGGCCTGGGTTACGCCAGCACTAGTAGCAAAAGAACGCAGGGGGAGGAGCAAATGAAAACGTGTGACCTTACAAGTGACCTTAAGAAGCTGGCCGAGTTCAGGGCTGCGTGTCCTCTCATATACGTGATATATGCCAAGATGGCTGACGAACACCAGGGAGGCAGGCGGCGCATGGCGTCGATCAGAGAGCGACACCCTTTGAGAAGGCAGCAGAGTGCTTCTCTCTCAAAACGGAGGCACTTGGGCGTATCTGTCTGAGTCGCTGCTGTCTCGGAACAAGTCCACGCGCAGAGCGAGCTCCTTGAAGGCTGGCCGAAAACTGGGGTCGTTGTCCCAGCATTCCTGCATTACCTCATACATCTgaaaccaaaaacacacacacacacacaggcactcaATAGAGCCAAAGTGACTTTGTTTCAGGTTTAGGAAAGTTCTAGAAAGTTTAGAAGCAGGTGACCATGCATGGCTGGCCAGGGGAGTgaccacacaggcacacagaggGTGTTTTACCTCAGAAGGGCAGCCCACCGGCTGCGGTAGGCGGTTCCCTCTCTTCAGGAGCTCGATGAGATGATAGACAATCGTCTGGCCCTGTTTGTCTCCTCCCATCATGCTCATGAAGATCTGAACAGAGCCAGAATTGAGATTTTGATTCATAAGGTTTAGCTGCAGACACGGCATGTCATCCATAAGTTATTCTCacaaactactactactactaatatagTAGTACTATATTAACTACTAAGTTACTAATACATTTCACATATGAATGACATGGAACTGTGAGAGACATTCCAAGATGgccttttgttgttgtttgagtACAACTATAACCTGATCAGTCATACAATATATATTGATCTGATGAATATGCAATGAGATGGGGGGGAAAATCACACAGCAGCAACCAAACCAGAGACACAAGAAACAGGATGATTGATATGCAAATAAGGTACACACCGTAGGGGGGCTGCAGAGCTTCTCGCTGTGGGTGAAAAGTTCGTACAGAACAACCCCGAAACTCCAGACGTCTGAGGCCACAGAGAACTTGCTCTCGGTCAGGGATTCGGGGGCATACCTGCAATTCCACACAGCACGTTTCATCAGACGCCGAAACCTTGTGGACGTCTGTGTGCGACCGTGACGTAAAAGTGAATCACGGTGGCAGGCTGTAACTGTTACAAAGGGAAACTTCTGCCCTAAATGATCAAATCGCTGAAGAGTCTCACCAGAAAATCGGGCTTTCTCCGGGCTCCTTGACCTTGTAGTACTCTTTGTCCTGAGGCAAGACCTTTGTCAGGCCAAAGTCTCCAATTTTCACCCGAAACTCACTCTCCACCAAGATGTTTCGAGTGGCCAGATCCCGATGAATATACCGTCTGTTTGCAAGATACTCCATGCCCTGTATTAGCACAAGATTGGAACCCCCCACAAAAAAATCTGCATACATCATAGAGCTGACTTTTTAAGAACAGAGGAAATGGGCATTTTTAAGAGTATGTGAATAAGCGATCAAGCAGACATCTTACCTTGCATATCTGAGAGGCGTAATGCACGAGCTTCTTGTTGTCGATCCTGTCTCGGTTCTTGCTGAGGTAATCT
The genomic region above belongs to Brachyhypopomus gauderio isolate BG-103 chromosome 3, BGAUD_0.2, whole genome shotgun sequence and contains:
- the mboat4 gene encoding membrane-bound ghrelin O-acyltransferase mboat4 isoform X1; amino-acid sequence: MFYSLATRGYLTLMNRHICVTLGGLLLAVLTMGPYCLLLFTTSVVFVPLVSFVEPAHVHSWIFGLQMCWQTFWHFYIQYQQYWVQEPTDPRLFLAMSALMLLSQRVTSVSMDLQDANVTGSFKRSSRDETPSLVPLLSYTLYFPALLGGPLCPFNTYISFMEQISITPPPSPLFILPLKLLRVLALIALKYLLTSVLLSSSLRSSSTDGSPGLLWIWVFSLVLRLNYYAHWKMSECLNNAMGLGFSGRGPSGEALWDGLSDGDAWEIESSAHISAFARRWNATTAAWLRRLVFQRCRRTRLLATFAFSALWHGLHPGQVMGFLGWAVAVLADHRLHARFGLRSRTPGREALFTCLSWAYTQIVIAWVVVVTELRSFEAASALAATHVALFPLASVVILFIL
- the mboat4 gene encoding membrane-bound ghrelin O-acyltransferase mboat4 isoform X2 — encoded protein: MNRHICVTLGGLLLAVLTMGPYCLLLFTTSVVFVPLVSFVEPAHVHSWIFGLQMCWQTFWHFYIQYQQYWVQEPTDPRLFLAMSALMLLSQRVTSVSMDLQDANVTGSFKRSSRDETPSLVPLLSYTLYFPALLGGPLCPFNTYISFMEQISITPPPSPLFILPLKLLRVLALIALKYLLTSVLLSSSLRSSSTDGSPGLLWIWVFSLVLRLNYYAHWKMSECLNNAMGLGFSGRGPSGEALWDGLSDGDAWEIESSAHISAFARRWNATTAAWLRRLVFQRCRRTRLLATFAFSALWHGLHPGQVMGFLGWAVAVLADHRLHARFGLRSRTPGREALFTCLSWAYTQIVIAWVVVVTELRSFEAASALAATHVALFPLASVVILFIL